Proteins co-encoded in one Streptomyces sp. JH34 genomic window:
- a CDS encoding RNA polymerase sigma factor: protein MRARIRAGDREAFAALYEEYARAVYNHAYRLTGNWATAEEVLSDTFLAAWRTRRSVEPEGDSLRPWLLGIATNKARNANRGTGRRLAFLARRPAPEPVADIADATAGRVDDARRLAAVRRALGGLRRQEREVLVLCVWSGLDYAEAAEALGVPVGTVRSRLSRARTRLRRLTDEELGREPERPARVARRGEEVRSGREPRPGRGEVGSGAAFVALPIQEEAR, encoded by the coding sequence ATGCGTGCACGGATCAGGGCGGGCGACCGCGAGGCGTTCGCCGCCCTCTACGAGGAGTACGCGCGGGCGGTCTACAACCACGCCTACCGCCTGACGGGCAACTGGGCGACGGCCGAGGAAGTGCTGTCCGACACCTTCCTGGCGGCCTGGCGCACCCGGCGTTCCGTCGAGCCCGAGGGCGACTCGCTGCGGCCGTGGCTGCTGGGGATCGCCACGAACAAGGCGCGCAACGCCAACCGGGGTACCGGGCGGCGCCTGGCCTTCCTGGCCCGCCGCCCCGCCCCCGAACCGGTGGCTGACATCGCGGACGCCACGGCAGGTCGTGTCGACGACGCGCGGCGGCTCGCCGCTGTCCGGCGGGCGCTGGGCGGGCTCCGCCGCCAGGAACGCGAGGTGCTGGTCCTCTGCGTCTGGTCCGGGCTGGACTACGCCGAGGCGGCCGAGGCCCTGGGAGTCCCGGTGGGCACCGTGCGGTCACGGCTGTCCCGTGCCCGCACCCGGCTCCGCCGGCTCACCGACGAGGAGCTCGGCCGGGAGCCGGAGAGGCCTGCGCGAGTGGCACGGCGGGGAGAAGAGGTCCGGTCGGGACGGGAACCCCGCCCCGGTCGCGGAGAGGTAGGGAGCGGGGCCGCGTTCGTGGCCCTGCCCATCCAGGAGGAAGCCCGATGA